Genomic DNA from Niallia circulans:
AAACAGATGCAAGGATTATTATTGGACTGCTAGCCATATTTAGCGACGGAGCAGATAATCTTGATACTTTAGATTTACTGGCAATCGACCTTGCCAACAATATATTTGCACGGGAAATTATCGGCCAGGAAAGGCTGCTTTCTGACTACTATAAATATGAAGGCTATTTATTAGATCAGCTTTTAAGCCAAAGATTTGATTTCTTTTCTGGTCCGCAAAAAAACATTATTGGTCTGTCAGACAACTATCGGTATCTATGCATTAATATTCAAATTCCAAACCAGCTCCTCGAATTTGAAGAGCTGAACGTAAAAAAACAGCATTTCCACCGCTTGTTATTCCGAGAGATAAAGAAACTGAATTATAAAGTGCTCGTATCGGAAAAAAATATGGAATACGATGTGCTTGTGATGATCCATGATCGAAAAACAGAGGAGGAAATCATCGAAATATTCTACAGCTTCTTTAAAGATTTAAAGGCGAAACTAGCTGATTTAATCCATTTTGAATTTCATGTCGGCGTTGGAAGAGTATTTATGCAGATAAATGAAATTCAAAGCTCTCACCGTGAAGCAAAAATTTGCTCTGATTATATAAAAGCAAATGGCAAGGATTTACTTATCCTTTCCTATAAATCGCTTGGTATTTACCGGTTATTTATAAAACAAGACCAAGCGGAGCTTTATGAGTATGTGAATAGTACAATCGGCCTGCTTATTGAGTATGACAGGACACATAGTACGGATTTACTGTCAACGTTAACGGTTTATATGGAAAATAAACAGAATATGACACTGACAGCAAAACAATGTTTTGTACATTTAAATACGATTAAATACAGGCTGCAAAACGTGAAGGAAATCTTGGGACTTAAAAGCTTAGAAGGCAAGGACATGTTTGAGTTGCAGCTTGCTATTTATTTGTATGAATACGTGAAAAAAGGGATTGGAAGACAGTAGACAAATGTCGAAAATCATCTAATTGAATCGACGCACTATCCAAACCAGACAAAAATACCAGCGTTATTTTGTCTGGTTTGGATATGTTTAAAATTGTCTAACTATTCTAGAATTTCTAAATAATGATACAAATTATGAGGGGGGACAACATGGAAGCTTTAACAGCAAGAAAATTGGATGAGCTTCTTTTATCCGACTATGATCATTCCCATGACCATGGAGGAGTTAGTGGGGCAAGGCTGGCGCAAAGACTATATGAATTGTCCAAGATTGGTCTTACGGAGGAAAACGGCTCGTATCGAATCGGCTTCTCTGCAGAGGAAC
This window encodes:
- a CDS encoding helix-turn-helix domain-containing protein, whose translation is MNKDKQLMSLINAAQALTSTLDLDEVLQQLINETLNVIDGADAILLFVYDKRSGKLVAKNGVGVELSYLQEIKLHPGEGMTGKTFLSKKGQIFSHVQETERGMENIRGNNKSLFQKAVGAFRYHPVSTICAPLLSKDECIGVLTIDSFSEDVHFTEHHLLLLETFAAQASIAIENAKFFADTERSKKIHAELATASINQKGLAEITNTLSLLIEEEVCVYNEFFDLLSASSPNSEELGTVKKAKIITLYKEDMPKDGSLYCQEEKLTLIPIKTDARIIIGLLAIFSDGADNLDTLDLLAIDLANNIFAREIIGQERLLSDYYKYEGYLLDQLLSQRFDFFSGPQKNIIGLSDNYRYLCINIQIPNQLLEFEELNVKKQHFHRLLFREIKKLNYKVLVSEKNMEYDVLVMIHDRKTEEEIIEIFYSFFKDLKAKLADLIHFEFHVGVGRVFMQINEIQSSHREAKICSDYIKANGKDLLILSYKSLGIYRLFIKQDQAELYEYVNSTIGLLIEYDRTHSTDLLSTLTVYMENKQNMTLTAKQCFVHLNTIKYRLQNVKEILGLKSLEGKDMFELQLAIYLYEYVKKGIGRQ